One Theropithecus gelada isolate Dixy chromosome 17, Tgel_1.0, whole genome shotgun sequence genomic region harbors:
- the PROSER1 gene encoding proline and serine-rich protein 1 isoform X2, whose translation MDKKSFEMVLDEIRKVVDLLRYFSWAEPQLKAMKALQHKMVAVQPTEVVNILNCFTFSKDKLVALELLASNIIDAQNSRPIEDLFRINMSEKKRCKRILEQAFKGGCKAPHAMISSCGTIPGNPYPKGRPSRINGIFPGTPLKKDGEECTNEGKGIAARILGPSKPPPSTYNPHKPVPYPIPPCRPHATIAPSAYNHAGLVPLASVIAPGTPPPPPYTPNPVGTENEDLSNQSKPIQNQTFSTPASQLFSPHGSNPSTPAATPVPTASPVKAINHPSASAAATVSGMNLPNTVLPVFPGQVSSAVHTPQPSTPNPTVIRTPSLPTAPVTSIHSTSTTPVPSIFSGLVSLPGPSATPTPGPTPRSTLGSSETFASTSAPFTSFPFSISSTAASTSNPNSASLSSVFAGLPLPLPPTSQGLSNPTPVIAGGSIPSVAGPLGVNSPLLSALKGFLTSSDTSLISSSALSSAVTSGLASLSSLTLQNSDSSASAPSKCYAPSAIPPPQRTSTPGLALFPGLPSPVANSTSTPLTLPVQSPLATVASASTSAPVSCGSSAPLLHGPHPGTSDLHISSTPAVTTLPVMIKTEPTSPTPSAFKGPSHSGNPSHGTLGLSGTLGRAYTSTSVPISLSTCLNPALSGLSSLSTHLNGSNTLSSISLPPHGSSTPIAPVFTALPPFTSLTNNFPLTGNPSLNPSVSLPGSLIATSSTAATSTSLPHPSSTAAVLSGLSASAPVSAAPFPLNLSTAVPSLFSVTQGPLSSSNPSYPGFSVSNTPSVTPALPSFPGLQAPSTVAAVTPLPVAATAPSPAPVLPGFASAFSSNFNSALVAQAGLSSGLQAAGSSVFPGLLSLPGIPGFSQNPSQSSLQELQHNAAAQSALLQQVHSASALESYPAQPDGFPSYPSAPGTPFSLQPSLSQSGWQ comes from the exons ATGGATAAAAAGTCCTTTGAAATGGTGCTGGATGAAATTAGAAAG GTGGTTGATTTGCTGAGATATTTTTCCTGGGCCGAGCCCCAGTTGAAGGCAATGAAAGCATTACAGCAT AAAATGGTGGCTGTTCAGCCGACAGAAGTGGTCAATATACTCAACTGTTTCACTTTCAGTAAAGACAAACTAGTTGCTCTTGAACTGTTAGCCTc GAACATTATTGATGCACAGAATTCTCGTCCTATTGAAGATTTATTCAGGATAAATATGTCTGAGAAGAAACGATGCAAGAGAATACTTGAACAG GCTTTCAAGGGGGGCTGCAAAGCTCCTCATGCTATGATATCTTCTTGTGGAACGATCCCAGGAAATCCATATCCCAAAGGAAGACCTAGCCGCATAAATGGCATTTTCCCA ggaactCCTTTGAAAAAAGATGGTGAAGAATGTACTAATGAAGGCAAAGGAATAGCTGCACGAATTCTTGGACCATCCAAACCA CCTCCTTCAACATATAATCCACATAAACCTGTTCCTTACCCAATACCTCCATGCCGACCACATGCAACTATTGCACCAA gtgCTTATAACCATGCAGGTCTGGTACCATTAGCCAGTGTCATAGCTCCAGGTACGCCCCCTCCACCTCCATATACTCCTAATCCTGTAGGAACAG agaaTGAAGACCTTTCCAATCAGTCAAAACCTATACAGAATCAAA CATTTTCCACCCCAGCAAGTCAACTCTTTTCTCCTCATGGTTCTAATCCTTCAACACCTGCTGCAACTCCTGTTCCTACTGCATCCCCAGTCAAGGCAATCAATCATCCATCAGCATCAGCAGCTGCCACCGTTTCTGGAATGAACCTGCCGAATACTGTCCTTCCTGTGTTCCCAGGGCAGGTGTCCTCAGCCGTTCACACACCTCAGCCATCAACGCCAAACCCAACAGTTATCAGAACCCCTTCATTGCCCACTGCACCTGTTACATCCATCCACAGTACAAGCACCACTCCTGTTCCTTCCATTTTTTCTGGCCTAGTGTCACTGCCAGGTCCTTCTGCCACTCCTACCCCAGGACCTACACCACGGTCCACTCTTGGTTCCAGTGAAACATTTGCTTCTACTTCTGCCCCTTTCACTAGCTTCCCCTTTTCCATCAGCTCTACTGCTGCTTCTACCAGCAACCCAAATTCTGCTTCATTGTCATCAGTTTTTGCAGGGCTCCCTCTGCCCTTACCACCAACATCCCAAGGCCTATCCAACCCAACTCCTGTAATTGCTGGTGGCTCTATTCCCAGCGTTGCCGGTCCACTTGGTGTGAACAGTCCTCTTCTGTCTGCGTTAAAAGGCTTTCTGACATCCAGTGACACCAGTTTAATCAGCTCCTCTGCTTTGTCCTCTGCTGTCACAAGTGGGCTGGCTTCACTGTCTTCTCTTACTCTTCAGAACTCTGACTCTTCTGCTTCAGCCCCTAGTAAGTGCTATGCCCCATCGGCCATCCCTCCCCCACAGAGGACTTCCACTCCAGGGTTGGCCCTGTTCCCAGGCCTGCCGTCTCCTGTGGCTAACTCTACTTCCACTCCCCTGACTTTGCCTGTACAGTCTCCTTTAGCCACTGTTGCATCAGCTTCCACATCAGCGCCAGTTAGCTGTGGCTCCTCAGCCCCCCTTTTGCATGGCCCCCACCCAGGTACCTCAGATCTGCATATTTCATCTACCCCTGCTGTAACAACTCTTCCTGTTATGATCAAAACTGAGCCCACGAGTCCTACTCCCTCGGCCTTCAAAGGCCCATCTCATTCTGGGAATCCCTCTCATGGCACTTTAGGTTTGTCAGGGACATTGGGCCGTGCATATACTTCAACATCCGTGCCCATCAGTTTATCTACTTGCCTTAATCCTGCATTGTCAGGTCTCTCCAGCTTGAGTACTCATTTAAATGGTTCAAATACCCTTTCCTCTATTTCCCTTCCACCACATGGTTCCTCCACTCCCATCGCACCAGTATTCACTGCTCTTCCTCCTTTTACTTCTTTGACCAACAATTTTCCTTTAACTGGCAACCCATCTCTTAATCCATCAGTATCTCTCCCAGGGTCATTAATAGCCACCTCATCTACTGCTGCCACCTCCACATCTCTCCCTCATCCCAGCTCAACGGCAGCTGTTCTCTCAGGGCTTTCTGCTTCTGCACCAGTCTCAGCAGCACCTTTCCCCCTCAACCTGTCTACTGCTGTTCCCTCACTTTTCTCAGTTACTCAAGGACCTCTGTCATCTTCAAATCCCTCCTACCCAGGCTTTTCTGTCTCTAATACCCCAAGCGTTACCCCTGCTCTTCCCTCATTCCCGGGGCTGCAGGCACCATCTACAGTCGCAGCTGTCACACCACTACCTGTGGCTGCCACAGCCCCATCCCCGGCTCCAGTCCTCCCAGGATTCGCCTCAGCATTCAGTTCCAATTTCAACTCCGCTCTTGTTGCACAAGCCGG TTTATCATCTGGACTTCAAGCTGCAGGCAGTTCTGTTTTTCCAGGCCTTTTGTCCCTCCCGGGTATCCCTGGGTTTTCTCAGAATCCTTCACAATCATCCTTGCAAGAATTACAGCATAATGCGGCTGCACAGTCAGCATTGTTACAGCAG GTCCATTCAGCTTCGGCTCTGGAAAGCTATCCAGCTCAGCCTGATGGGTTTCCTAGTTATCCTTCGGCGCCAGGAACACCATTTTCTTTGCAACCAAGCCTGTCCCAAAGTGGGTGGCAGTGA
- the PROSER1 gene encoding proline and serine-rich protein 1 isoform X1, whose product MDKKSFEMVLDEIRKAVLTEYKLKAIEYVHGYFSSEQVVDLLRYFSWAEPQLKAMKALQHKMVAVQPTEVVNILNCFTFSKDKLVALELLASNIIDAQNSRPIEDLFRINMSEKKRCKRILEQAFKGGCKAPHAMISSCGTIPGNPYPKGRPSRINGIFPGTPLKKDGEECTNEGKGIAARILGPSKPPPSTYNPHKPVPYPIPPCRPHATIAPSAYNHAGLVPLASVIAPGTPPPPPYTPNPVGTENEDLSNQSKPIQNQTFSTPASQLFSPHGSNPSTPAATPVPTASPVKAINHPSASAAATVSGMNLPNTVLPVFPGQVSSAVHTPQPSTPNPTVIRTPSLPTAPVTSIHSTSTTPVPSIFSGLVSLPGPSATPTPGPTPRSTLGSSETFASTSAPFTSFPFSISSTAASTSNPNSASLSSVFAGLPLPLPPTSQGLSNPTPVIAGGSIPSVAGPLGVNSPLLSALKGFLTSSDTSLISSSALSSAVTSGLASLSSLTLQNSDSSASAPSKCYAPSAIPPPQRTSTPGLALFPGLPSPVANSTSTPLTLPVQSPLATVASASTSAPVSCGSSAPLLHGPHPGTSDLHISSTPAVTTLPVMIKTEPTSPTPSAFKGPSHSGNPSHGTLGLSGTLGRAYTSTSVPISLSTCLNPALSGLSSLSTHLNGSNTLSSISLPPHGSSTPIAPVFTALPPFTSLTNNFPLTGNPSLNPSVSLPGSLIATSSTAATSTSLPHPSSTAAVLSGLSASAPVSAAPFPLNLSTAVPSLFSVTQGPLSSSNPSYPGFSVSNTPSVTPALPSFPGLQAPSTVAAVTPLPVAATAPSPAPVLPGFASAFSSNFNSALVAQAGLSSGLQAAGSSVFPGLLSLPGIPGFSQNPSQSSLQELQHNAAAQSALLQQVHSASALESYPAQPDGFPSYPSAPGTPFSLQPSLSQSGWQ is encoded by the exons ATGGATAAAAAGTCCTTTGAAATGGTGCTGGATGAAATTAGAAAG gcTGTTTTGACagaatacaaattaaaagcaaTTGAATATGTGCATGGATACTTTTCTAGTGAACAG GTGGTTGATTTGCTGAGATATTTTTCCTGGGCCGAGCCCCAGTTGAAGGCAATGAAAGCATTACAGCAT AAAATGGTGGCTGTTCAGCCGACAGAAGTGGTCAATATACTCAACTGTTTCACTTTCAGTAAAGACAAACTAGTTGCTCTTGAACTGTTAGCCTc GAACATTATTGATGCACAGAATTCTCGTCCTATTGAAGATTTATTCAGGATAAATATGTCTGAGAAGAAACGATGCAAGAGAATACTTGAACAG GCTTTCAAGGGGGGCTGCAAAGCTCCTCATGCTATGATATCTTCTTGTGGAACGATCCCAGGAAATCCATATCCCAAAGGAAGACCTAGCCGCATAAATGGCATTTTCCCA ggaactCCTTTGAAAAAAGATGGTGAAGAATGTACTAATGAAGGCAAAGGAATAGCTGCACGAATTCTTGGACCATCCAAACCA CCTCCTTCAACATATAATCCACATAAACCTGTTCCTTACCCAATACCTCCATGCCGACCACATGCAACTATTGCACCAA gtgCTTATAACCATGCAGGTCTGGTACCATTAGCCAGTGTCATAGCTCCAGGTACGCCCCCTCCACCTCCATATACTCCTAATCCTGTAGGAACAG agaaTGAAGACCTTTCCAATCAGTCAAAACCTATACAGAATCAAA CATTTTCCACCCCAGCAAGTCAACTCTTTTCTCCTCATGGTTCTAATCCTTCAACACCTGCTGCAACTCCTGTTCCTACTGCATCCCCAGTCAAGGCAATCAATCATCCATCAGCATCAGCAGCTGCCACCGTTTCTGGAATGAACCTGCCGAATACTGTCCTTCCTGTGTTCCCAGGGCAGGTGTCCTCAGCCGTTCACACACCTCAGCCATCAACGCCAAACCCAACAGTTATCAGAACCCCTTCATTGCCCACTGCACCTGTTACATCCATCCACAGTACAAGCACCACTCCTGTTCCTTCCATTTTTTCTGGCCTAGTGTCACTGCCAGGTCCTTCTGCCACTCCTACCCCAGGACCTACACCACGGTCCACTCTTGGTTCCAGTGAAACATTTGCTTCTACTTCTGCCCCTTTCACTAGCTTCCCCTTTTCCATCAGCTCTACTGCTGCTTCTACCAGCAACCCAAATTCTGCTTCATTGTCATCAGTTTTTGCAGGGCTCCCTCTGCCCTTACCACCAACATCCCAAGGCCTATCCAACCCAACTCCTGTAATTGCTGGTGGCTCTATTCCCAGCGTTGCCGGTCCACTTGGTGTGAACAGTCCTCTTCTGTCTGCGTTAAAAGGCTTTCTGACATCCAGTGACACCAGTTTAATCAGCTCCTCTGCTTTGTCCTCTGCTGTCACAAGTGGGCTGGCTTCACTGTCTTCTCTTACTCTTCAGAACTCTGACTCTTCTGCTTCAGCCCCTAGTAAGTGCTATGCCCCATCGGCCATCCCTCCCCCACAGAGGACTTCCACTCCAGGGTTGGCCCTGTTCCCAGGCCTGCCGTCTCCTGTGGCTAACTCTACTTCCACTCCCCTGACTTTGCCTGTACAGTCTCCTTTAGCCACTGTTGCATCAGCTTCCACATCAGCGCCAGTTAGCTGTGGCTCCTCAGCCCCCCTTTTGCATGGCCCCCACCCAGGTACCTCAGATCTGCATATTTCATCTACCCCTGCTGTAACAACTCTTCCTGTTATGATCAAAACTGAGCCCACGAGTCCTACTCCCTCGGCCTTCAAAGGCCCATCTCATTCTGGGAATCCCTCTCATGGCACTTTAGGTTTGTCAGGGACATTGGGCCGTGCATATACTTCAACATCCGTGCCCATCAGTTTATCTACTTGCCTTAATCCTGCATTGTCAGGTCTCTCCAGCTTGAGTACTCATTTAAATGGTTCAAATACCCTTTCCTCTATTTCCCTTCCACCACATGGTTCCTCCACTCCCATCGCACCAGTATTCACTGCTCTTCCTCCTTTTACTTCTTTGACCAACAATTTTCCTTTAACTGGCAACCCATCTCTTAATCCATCAGTATCTCTCCCAGGGTCATTAATAGCCACCTCATCTACTGCTGCCACCTCCACATCTCTCCCTCATCCCAGCTCAACGGCAGCTGTTCTCTCAGGGCTTTCTGCTTCTGCACCAGTCTCAGCAGCACCTTTCCCCCTCAACCTGTCTACTGCTGTTCCCTCACTTTTCTCAGTTACTCAAGGACCTCTGTCATCTTCAAATCCCTCCTACCCAGGCTTTTCTGTCTCTAATACCCCAAGCGTTACCCCTGCTCTTCCCTCATTCCCGGGGCTGCAGGCACCATCTACAGTCGCAGCTGTCACACCACTACCTGTGGCTGCCACAGCCCCATCCCCGGCTCCAGTCCTCCCAGGATTCGCCTCAGCATTCAGTTCCAATTTCAACTCCGCTCTTGTTGCACAAGCCGG TTTATCATCTGGACTTCAAGCTGCAGGCAGTTCTGTTTTTCCAGGCCTTTTGTCCCTCCCGGGTATCCCTGGGTTTTCTCAGAATCCTTCACAATCATCCTTGCAAGAATTACAGCATAATGCGGCTGCACAGTCAGCATTGTTACAGCAG GTCCATTCAGCTTCGGCTCTGGAAAGCTATCCAGCTCAGCCTGATGGGTTTCCTAGTTATCCTTCGGCGCCAGGAACACCATTTTCTTTGCAACCAAGCCTGTCCCAAAGTGGGTGGCAGTGA
- the LOC112610787 gene encoding uncharacterized protein LOC112610787, with protein sequence MLQGTSGKSQVERPAEQKHLHSESTGGGEGGAGLSTRTCASAAGRDPHRREPGRMVRLALIPSRCARLLGTSALAAGGPAGSLLPAAAASGSGPAAGEHREPGEEGHGLA encoded by the exons ATGCTTCAGGGCACCTCGGGCAAGAGCCAG GTGGAGCGGCCGGCAGAGCAGAAACACCTGCACTCGGAGTCCACGGGCGGCGGGGAGGGAGGCGCCGGTCTCTCGACCCGCACCTGCGCCTCGGCCGCCGGCCGCGACCCTCACCGCCGCGAACCCGGACGCATGGTCCGGCTCGCGCTCATCCCCAGCCGCTGCGCTCGACTCCTGGGTACCTCGGCCCTGGCAGCAGGCGGGCCGGCAGGCTCTTTGTTACCAGCTGCTGCGGCTTCCGGGAGCGGGCCGGCGGCTGGAGAGCACCGGGAGCCGGGCGAAGAGGGGCACGGCCTCGCATAG